The DNA region TATATTAAGTTTGTCTCGTGTTTGTGTTTCCAGTGCGTCCGCTGTGTGGGCGAGCCATTCAGTTTCCAATCTCAGTTTTCCTTGGTTTTCCACGGTTACATGTTATAGCTCATGTGCGATCTTGCGTTCCTTACACTTTTCATTTGATGCGTGAAGAAAACTTGAACCCGACGAAACACTTGCAAACCGTTAACCACTAAATATAACAACTATATAATAATCGATACTAATTTAAAAAGCAACTAAAGTGACCTTAATCCATATCCTATATACCTCTTTCTCGCTACGTCTTTTTGCACCTAAGTATTCGTATTTTGTCCTGAACTTTTTCTAGCTGTTTTGTTCCCTCCATTTTCGATGGCCAGACCTTTGTACATACCTCCTCCTCTTCGATAGTCTGGGGTGCTTCCTATCCCTGCATTTCACCGAGGCATTTCTCTTTATCTCACCCGATTTATCACCTCGAATGGCATTCAGCACACTATCAACAGACCCAGATATATACCCATATACTTGATATCCGTCTGGGGATGTCtacagccacgcccacactaaaCTCAtctttctctctttctctctctaCTTGTCTAATTCTCCCTCTGTTTCTCTCTGTTCTTTCTTTTGTCTCCACTAACAAAACTGAATACCACTACCAACTACAAACTGTTCGACTGTGAAACTGTTTAAACTTGAAAAACTCCCTTCCTCGAacccaaatatataaaaatcgaaaaataaaaaaacccAATCCTTGGCACAGGTGACGCAAACTCCACGCATTTGCCCACATTTCTACAGACATTTGTTTTAGCAATTACGGCATTAGTGTTAAATACGTACAACTAAAGTTAAACAAGAACAAAGCtcgaaaaatcaaaatttttaaatcaaaattggAATTGCCACGAGAATCAAATACGTGAAACATAACTAAGataacaaattgaaatgaatggAGCATTCTGCTAGCAAGAATTTGTACTCATTTTTCTAACAACAAAACGAAGAAACTAAACCAAAAATACTAACTCTAATATCTAAGTAAATGAAACTCTTGGTCACAATTAACACGTGAGTTCCGCATAAGCTTGTCTACAATCGATCCACACTCCACGCTCATGACATGCACAGAGTTCAAACCAAGAAACATGCCACTCCAATCTAGAGAAACCCCCGAACCCATAACCCCAACCACGTAGATTGCCACAGTTGAAGGAGATCACAGTTCACAGCCCAATGATTAAACGACCATCCCAAGTTTATCCTTTGTTGCATCATTTAGTTCACTTCAATCGCATTTTGGGAGTTGAGTTTAATAGTACGCATGCCTCCGAATTTTGGTTCTGGCTTCTTTGTGTTCCTTTGGCACCTTTCCACCTCTCCACCTTCACCTGTCATGTGTGCACCGCATCGATCAGATGTATATATAGAGCATATATCTTTTTGGTGCCTTTGTTAGGCTGAACTGAATTTTCTAAACCGCCTAGcctaaatataattaaatgctAAACTTGTGTAACCCacttaaaaaacaagaaaaaatggaaaccaCAGTACACAGAACAAGAACACCCAGTTCAGACTCACCCACATGACACACACTCGAAAATCTCTGCTAACTCAGATCGCAAAACACATTCCTAGCTATAAGGCATATTCTCGATCAACTAACCTGAAGTGTTCTGTTATTATTGATTAACGTATGAATTCTGTGCTCTTGCTCTCCCCTCGCAATTATTACAAACCATGCAGGTACCACGGAAGCGGCCGAGGAGGACTACGACGTCCTAATTATAATAACGCTTCTCGTCGTCTCGTCCCTAATCTGTCTCCTATGCATACTCTGTCACTCCAGAAGAAGCCGTAGGAACCATGTCCGCCAACTGGGCCTACATCGGAATGCACATTACGACTCGCAGACCAGTGCGACGGGTGAGTCTCCTGTGATATcttttttaaatctttttataCAATATATACGTTTTCAACACgtttgtttatgttttctgTAGGTTTTCTTTGAGTGtggttttatttcatttgttttcaaGGTAatctcttttgtttttatttcttaccTACGATATCTTAAAATCTACGAGTATTTCTTAATTCTTTACGTAATATAACTGATTTCAAAGAGCAAACTAGCTTAAAAAAATCTGTTTAATACCAGAAACacttttattaataaatatttatatgttcaTACAACTTATTAATGCTTGAATCCCCTTTTCTCATGGAGCAGCGGGACTCAGCTCCAGTCGCAGGCATCTGCAGAGTGGAGGCGCCAGCATTGCGGGCAGTTTGCATGGGATCAACAGCGGCAACCTGATGATCCCGCCCGCCCCACTTCCGCCCACCAGTGTGCCGCCGCCGCCCCACATCTGCATCGCCGGGGTGGAcatgggaatggggatggggatgggacACGGGTTGATGTCCAACGGGGAAGACGACGAGGACGATCTGGAGCTCGACGAGGACCAGCTGGACGCGGACATTTTCATCAACGATGTGCACTTCGATGAGGACAACATCGATCATGTCAACCAAATGGCGAACGTCTAACGATGGTTCAGTGCAGTTTTAGGCACTTTTATCGCAACCTTCAGTTTCGGTTTTAAAACGCATATAGAATAAGGCTATCTACATAGGTAATGGCGAACGAAGCAACTTTGCAGAGCAAGAACAGTAGATTAAACACACTCCCACAGTGCAAACTGACACGCAGACAGAGCATACAGTAAAACAGTGAAACACGAGTACAGTAAAACCGGGAGGCGAGCAGAAACAAACAGAATTCAAAAGTTAACAATACCTAAAAGACaagaaattatgcaaaaatgcgAATTGATTACGACGTAAATTTAATAACGAGCGAAACGGAAGGGTTAGTAGCATTAGAGATGGGCAGGCAAAGCGGAATATAAGCTAAATAAGTACAGTAGGGCGAGCATGTTGTAGTTGCGATAACTCAATTAGCCAGAAGCGTTTCACATAAGGGATGATGGTGGAATAAGAAACAAATAACAGCTACATTTAATAACTATATTATACACATAGCGAAATACGTACGGTGGAGCGGAGAGAGCGCACAAAGCGCACAGGCCGATTGGCGGATGTGGAGAAAGCAAGGAGAAGCCGTGcggcggaaacggaaacgagCCAAAAATCGTGAAGCGGAAGTGCATGTACGAATCATTTTCATAGCCACAAGAGACCGCAGACAagacgaaaaataaaataaagttgttgatttttatatttgatACGAGTAATATTTAGGTGAAgcataaattgaattaattataCAACCGAAAAAACGAAGACGAAATAACGTTAATAAAACAATACCCACAATTCGCAAAACCGATAGATAAACCAATAATGAATAACGGCAGCAACATACTAAAGggcataaaacaataataattacttATCTTTACATACGCGCATGACTTTTTATTTACACATTTTGTACAAAAGATCTTCGACCCTTGAGGCTACACAAATCAAActtacaacaacaaaaggagAAGACGAaataatgcataaataaaagaattagTGACTATCAAAACTGTATCTTCCAGCAAAgaataaaagcaaaaagtttaaTGACGCTAAATCGAAAAGTTTATATGAGAAGAAAAAggaatttgaataaattataatgGCCCCAAAGACGGAAAATGATTGCGAGAAAtggaaagtaaataaattcaaaGATTTTTGTCTATTTAAGcacatttttataaacatttaagGCGAAcaagaatatttataaaaatgtatacgCGAAAGGGaatgataataataaagtaaattatacaaaaagcTAAACACAAAAATCTAAATACAGGAAATGCAACATtaagtttctttttttgtcgGCTCGAATTATATTTGACAATTgactttttaatgaaatataattttatgttattttatCAACGTAacattatatatacataagcAAACCTGTTGCGAAGATAAAGGCGATTTTAGTTGAAATCAGTTTCCTCCGTTTTGGAGCTAAATGATAAATTCCCCGAAATTTCcaagaataaataataattattggTTTCATAGCGCACGTACGTTTTGCAAAGAAAATTGAGGAAAATAAAGAATACGGCTTAAATCAGCGATGGAAACTTAAACCCGTTTAACGTAAAAACCATTTATAATAAAGGTATGTAGGTGTTACAAAAATGctacattaattaaaaaagaatgataaaaaaagcgaaaataaatacaattacaTTGATGAAGTAAACCGTTGTTAAATTGTTGCATAAAAAAGCATAATGATCAAGAACTCCTAGGAATTAATTCTTATTAATAAACTTTAGTTTAAGTGTacaaattttgttgttgtattaCATTAAAACCGAACAAAAAGAGCAAAGAATTCAATTAGTTAATAAAAACTCTAAATTTGTGTTCtagcaataaaaattaaacataaatttaaagaaaaatagtACGAAAACGTAAAGCTAataaaaagtttgaaaaagAATGTCCCCAACAAAAAACCTatcccaaaacaaaaaaaaaaatgttctaaACTAAAAAGTTTACTAAAGTGACACAAAGTTAAACTAAAACACCCCAAAAAAGCAAATgttaaaattacaattaaacCTATAAATAAGACACTTAAAGAAAGGAGTCAAACACATTTGAATTGAGAGACgttttcaaatttcaaaaccCGATACAGAAATCAGAAAACCGAATCTCGGGCGCACTTATTGGCAGAGAACATGGCGCCATTTGCCAAGAGAGATGACcgaataacaaataaaatagttaaatGATAAAACGCAgaacaaaaatttcaaattaaaaggAAACACCTACAAAAACAATTCCATgttaacattaaatataaataaaggtaattaaataaatgaatactaaaaccaattaaataaCTCACTTTTTGATTCTGTTCTATTGGTGGGAtgatttcttttatatttttttggtttctaaatttagttaattatgtttaatttataaaatgcgTCTTTCCTTAGaacttttaaacaattttcatttgggAAACTACGAATAAATGTAAGGTGTATTATATAATAAACGAAATGCATGCATCATTACATCGTGTCGCTGAGCTAGTTTTGAGAATTTATGCGAAACTTCTCCAGCATTTTATTGATGGCCTCCTCATCGCCATCGATCTTGGCCTTCTCCTGCTGCAACACCTCCTGGAAAGTCTTTTGTTTAGTGCCCACCAAGTAAAAGTCCTCATCGGAAATGGTGACCTGCGCATCGACACCGGAAGCACTCCCCTCGTAGATGTCCAATGCTTTGAAATCAAAGACTACGATGAGACGGTTAACGGTGGGATAACCCACAACAAGGCCTTCTCCTTCCCACTCACCCATGCTCTTGATGAGATTACCATCCACGTCGGTGAAGTTGAACTGAAACGTGTTAACGACGGTGCGCCGGGCAGGATCCGATTCCTTCAACTTGTTGCGAATCTTCTCGATGATCTCGTCGCTCCTCATGTTGCAAGTGAACGGGCTGAGTGTCGCTGCTCGACTAATTTAGGTGCTGGAACCGCAATTGAGGCAAACTTTGCGGATTAGCGCTCTGAGAGATTGGCGCTTTGCATAATGCTTAATTAAAGTCAATTTGTTTCATATAGACAAGATTGAAGATATTGATGTGCAGGAATGGGTGAGGGCATGAGAAAAACAGCAAGTGCTTTGGGGTCAGTAGGTATATTTCGGCAGCTAAAATAAGACTACCAACTAAAACTAGGTGTGAAAGTCAATTGCTTATATGGTCTAGGGCTTCCAAAGCCTCAGCAGGCCGTCCTCACTGTAGCTGGCCAGCAGATTTTGATGCGGATGATGCGTCAGGCCAATGACGTCTTTTTCATGAACCTATGGGAGAAATGTCAGGATTTTTGTAAACGGATTGAGAACAAAGTTTCTGGAGCAGCTTACGTTCAAAGTACGTTCCAGTTTACCGGAGGAGACGGAGAAACAGTAAAGCACCTGATCCTCTCCGGCGCAGTATATGAACTCTCCTCGAGGCGAAAGAGTGGCTGAGATAAAGGCTCCACCTTCGCGCTTACCCGACGAGAAGGATCGCACAATCTGGCCCTGCATGTTCATAATAACTACAGTATTGGATCTGTTGCAGACAATGAAGTGCTCGGGATTCTTGGGCAGGATGAGGACTGTGTTAACGGCCAGCTCGTTGCCAAGGGGCTTGTACGTGGCCACGCACTCGGTAGTTTTAAGGGACCAAACCTTAACTGTGCCGTCGGAAGATGCGCTGAGCACGCTGTGTCC from Drosophila santomea strain STO CAGO 1482 chromosome 3R, Prin_Dsan_1.1, whole genome shotgun sequence includes:
- the LOC120451838 gene encoding uncharacterized protein LOC120451838 isoform X1, translating into MRSDEIIEKIRNKLKESDPARRTVVNTFQFNFTDVDGNLIKSMVFDFKALDIYEGSASGVDAQVTISDEDFYLVGTKQKTFQEVLQQEKAKIDGDEEAINKMLEKFRINSQN
- the LOC120451838 gene encoding uncharacterized protein LOC120451838 isoform X2; this translates as MRSDEIIEKIRNKLKESDPARRTVVNTFQFNFTDVDGNLIKSMALDIYEGSASGVDAQVTISDEDFYLVGTKQKTFQEVLQQEKAKIDGDEEAINKMLEKFRINSQN